A window of Sphingobacterium kitahiroshimense genomic DNA:
TAACCTGAGCCTGCAGAAGGATAATGCGGAGAAAGAATTCAATATCGTAAGGCAGCGCATCTGGACATTCTGCGTTTCCTTATTATGTGTTACGGTTATTGTAGGCGGTACTTTATGGTATAAGAGACGCAAAGAACGTATGCAGTTTGAGGCACAAAATAGAATCAAAGCCAATCAGCTCACTATCTCACGTAAGATTCACGATGTGGTAGCCAATGGCCTTTACCGCGTCATGACAGAAATCGAGAATAGGGAAGATATTGACAGGGAAGGGATCCTCGACCGCCTGGAAATGATGTATGAGAAATCTCGTGATATTTCTTACGAAACCGAAATAACACCAGATGCGGAGCCGGATTGTCAGAAACAAATTGCTGAACTTTTGAAATCTTTTGTGACTGAAAATAGAAAGGTCATTATTGCCGGAAATGATGCTGAGCAATGGGAGGGGGTTACGGCACATATCAAGCATGAAGTCCATCATGTACTGCAGGAGCTGATGGTTAATATGCGTAAGCATAGCCAAGCAAGCGATGTGGTGATCCGTTTTGACTGGTCTCCTGGGCTATTGCGCATCTTTTACAGTGATAACGGTGTCGGGATGCCCGAATCGCAGGTAAACGGTAATGGTCTTACCAGTACGGGAAACCGTATTTCTAATTTGGACGGTAAGATTACCTTTGTCAATAATGCAGGGAAAGGGCTAAAGGTTGAAGTGTCCATCCCTATTTTTTAAAAAGATCTTATTATATGTTTAAAAAAGTACTTATAGCCGAAGATCATGAAATTGCCAATATTTCGGTTCAGAAAACACTTCAGGAGCTGGGGATCCAGACAGCAAAATATGTCTATTATTGTGATGATGCATTTACCTGGGTTAAAAATGCACAGCGGGACGGTGAGCCCTACGATCTGCTGATTACCGATCTGACTTTCGAAGAAGATCATAATCCGCAACGTTTATCGGGAGGTCTGGCACTTATTCAGGCAGTTAAAGAGATCCAATCCCAACTAAAAATCATTGTGTTATCTGCGGAAAGTCGGACTGCTGTTATTGATGAACTGTTTAAAAGCAGAGCCATCGATGGTTATGTGCGTAAAGCAAGACGCGATGCGCAATACCTGAAAGAGGCTTTACAGGCCGCACATCAGGATAAACTTTATCAGTCCCCTGAAATTAAACAGTCTATCCGGGAAAAGAATTCACATGAATTTACTACGCTCGATATTCATATCATTGCCCTATTGGCAAAAGGAATACTGCAGAAGGATATTCCACAACATCTGCAACAACAACAGATAAAGCCATCAGGACTGAGCAGTGTCGAGAAAAGATTGAACCTGATGAAAGAGGTGCTAGAATTTTCGAAGAATGAACAGCTTATTGCTTATTCAAAAGATATCGGTTTAATTTAAATAAACCGATATTCTATCCTTGCCGAACCCGTTATACAGGGCTTCTGAATTTATATTCAGAAAGCGAATCCCTGTCTATTTAGCACGTACTTTTTATTATTGTAAAGAAGAAGGTCTTAAGAGTTGAAACTGCAACCCTAAACGAAAGACATTTAAACGGGTCGCATCTGATGAGGACGCGCCATCCCTCTCCCCTTTATAATTTTTAGTACCCCAGGAGTAACCGGCAAATACCGTATAACGGTCATAATTGACGTTGAACTGTAGGCGCGGTCTAAGATCCATTTTCATGATATCTTTGCCTCTGTCATTCTCAAATTCGGTTTCATTGCCTTTGTTGTCTTCAATACTTCCTTTTTCTTTGATCTGAAGTGTGTTGGCGATATCAACGCCCAACTGCATATCCAAAGTAATAGGTTCAAATGAAAAACGATAGCCAATGAACGGATTGAAATTTAAAAACTGCTGATTTAGCTTGGTCATGCCTATGGTGTTATTCGTGTTTTCTGAGCTCTGAAGATATATTTTAGTCTGTAGACGTTCAAATGCACCTTCTACACCTAATAGGAAATTGTTGCCAAATACGTAGCGGTAGTTGATCGCTCCGCCCAGGTTAATACCATACTTTACTCCAAAAGGATTGTTGGTATAATAGTCCTGTGGGCTAGAACCGTTCAGGTTTGATCTAGAATCGCTTCCTGGTCCTGTAAAATTGGAAGAACCTGAAGTAATACCTACCCGCAATTCATGTGATTGGGAAAATGCAAGAATCGGAATACTGCATGTGAATAAGCTTGCTAGAATGATTTTCTTCAACATAAATGGAATTTTTAAATTATTTCATAACAAAGAAACAGTTGCTCCTTATATTATGTTTAAATTTAGGTAAATCATAGCAATAAACCCCATTAAGAATTTTATTTTAAATAAAAAATGGTTAACGTAGGACCTGTACGTTAACCATCTGTAAAAAATTACTAATTAATCACTTTGTTTGCAGTCGATCCAGCATTTTAGGGATAAACTGGATGCGATTGCAAACGTTGTAAATAAAAATTCGCACCTACCTTTAATGTGAATGATACAAAGTTAAAATTCCTGTTAATGGGATTTTACGGGAAACCGTAAAATTTCGATTTTATGACATTTTTAATTTAATTATCGTTTTTAAAGCCAATAGAGGCCTATTTTTTTTAAAAAAATAATTTTAATAAAATGTATTTCACTACTCTTAATCATTTGGGAACGTGCTCGGTAGGGGAGCTAATTGTGACTGTTTGCGATGATGAACCCGATTAAAATTAGTCCTAAACAGAAAAAGACACATCGTACGACGATGTGTCTTTTCTATATGCTTTGAAACTGCAGTCTTAATTTATTATAACGATGCGAATTTCATCCAGTCCGCATTTTCTTCATAATCCATTAATGGATCTGCTGTGTTGTTGCTATGCAACTGACCAGCAAACATCGCCAGATCCATCTTGATATGCTGACGTGTTATTTCGGTCATCTTATCGTTAAACCCTGCATTGTTGATCAACAATACATATTGATAACAAACAACGCGTGCGATCATTCTTCCCAAAGTCATCATTTCGCGTTGTTTTGGCTGATCTGGAAGATTGAAATTTAAAATTTCACTGAAGAATGGTGCTGCAAGTTCTGTCCCTTTATATTGTTTTAAGAATGCCAGAAGATTGTTTTCTTTGCTTTTGCGCATCAGTTTGGCAATTGCTTCAGCAATCTGTGTATATAACATTTCATTAGATCCTTCAAAAATCTGAAATGGTCTACTATCTACAACACCTCTGCCGGCAATATGGTCTAAGCGGTAACCATTTGCTCCTGACAATTGCAAGCATATCTGCGATGCTTCTTGCATCAGATCTGTCACGAATGCTTTTACACTATTGGCATCTACACCATGACTAGATAAGTCATTGCTGATTGAGCTTACTGTGGTGCTGTATGCACACATTGCCGAACATAGGGTAAAGGCTGCCTGTAAACGTGATAACTGAAATTTAACGGAGTCCATTTCATTAAGGCGGATGCCTGTAACACGTCTTTCATGACAATGTTGCATCGCTTCATCTAGCATACGCTTGATAAAGCCCATACCCATACCCGGAAACTGCAGTCTGCTACGGTGCAGTGTATCCAGCATTAATTTTATCCCGGTACTTTCTGGAACCAATCGCTGTGCTGCGGGTACTTTGATGTCAATATTATTGATTCCATAAGGAATAGCATATAAACCAAGACTGTTGTAACGTCTTTCAACTTCAATTTTTTGTTCTGTGGCTGCGTCTTCCGTTAAAAAGAAATCAATATCACGGGTCAGATCGCCGTTTTCATTTCTTTTACGTGCAGTCACTAACCAGTAATCGGCTGCTCCTGTAAGACCTTGCCAATGTTTCTGGCCCTGTATGCTGTAATGATCTCCTACCTGCTCATAAGAAGTACGCATATTGAGCGCATCGCTGCCAAAGTCAGGCTCTGTGATCATCAAGCCACCCATTGCCTGGTTTTCCAAAAACTTTTTGAATACTTTTTCCTGAACGGTGATATTGCCATACTTCGCTAATGGTTCTAGAAAAAGGGCAATGTTGATTCCGAAGATAAGGGACAGCGATAACGATTCGTAAGAAGCGGCAGCTAGTACTCCCAGACACTCTTTAACATGTACTCCACGACCACCATGGCTTTCTGGAATAGCAACCGCAAGCGGTGTCATGTCCATGATTTTGCTTAAAAAATCAGGCGGTAAATCGCGCGATAGACTAAGGTTATTATAGTCATATTCCTGATTAAATAAGCTGGATAATCTTTCCTTAAATGAGGAAATGTAAATATCAAAATCTTGCGTCATGGTTGATTGTTCTAAAAAGTTAAGCATCTTAAAATGTAGGATTAAATGATGAACAATAACGAAGGGGTTTATGCAGATACCATTCTTGTTCAGTGTCTCCTAACTTTTCTGATGAGAAGTGAGTACTGAAGTAAGGTAACAAAAAACTTGTTATCAAAAAATACATTTTTTTCTGGTTTAACATGAGTTTTATAAAAGTGATTGCATATTCACCATCGCTTTGTACAAAAATAAACCTAAAAACGCAATCTCTTTGTTTTATTTAGTATAAAGATTAGGACAAATCGTGCATGTGTGGCACGAAACTACCTCGCTTTATTTCGATAAGAGGTTGGTGACATGCCTACAATTTTCTTAAAGATGCGTGAGAAATAGGACGGATCGGAGAAATCCAATTCATAACATATGTCGGCAATGCTTTTGTTGGATTCGAACAGCAGGAGCTGACTGTGCATAACCAGAACTTCCAGAATAAGTTCCTTTGATGATTTTTTAAAAACAGCGGAGACACATCTATTGAGATAATTGGGCGATACGGCTAATTTATCGGCATAGAAGCCGATTTCCTTCTGTTTCAGGTAATTTTTGTGCACAAGTTGTTTAAACATCATCGCAATCTCCTGACTGCGGTTGAGCATGTTGTTGGTGTTGGAAAGCTTGATGATTTTTAATAGCGCTGATTTAAGCAAGCTTTCAAACAATTCTTTATAGGGAGATGCCGTATGCAACTCTTTGTAAAGCAATCTAAATAGCTGGTGGAGATCGTGATCATCTGCTGCAGAGAGATTGTGAAGCGGTGATATGGTGAAAATATTTAAAATTTCCTGCTCTCTGAAAATGGAGGTCATGGCTGCATCATTGACCAGAATACAATGTCCTTTGGCTGATTTATCAACTGATCTGATCACCGATATATTACCATAGTTGCTCATCAGGATCGCCGGCGCCTGAACCACATATTCTTTGGGGCCGATCTGGTGTTTAAAATAGCCTTCGGTTATATGAACAAGTAAATTGTAACCTAGAAAAATAGGCGGTGTCGGAAATTTAATATAGGGCGCAATTTCGCTCAATCGAAATATTTTGACTGACGATTGCATGTATTTTAGATGTTCCAGACTGCCGGACATAAACCGTTCGACAAATTCGTTCGCATTGACTTGTTTTTCCATTCTTGATCCTAATATAATATTTCTGGTACTTACTGCCAAAGCTAAAAGATGTTTCTTTTCTGTAGCAAAGTTACGCATTGAAATGATATCAATTTTATACTAATCTTGTGCCAGTAATCACCTTTATACATCTTTCTCCATCATATTGAGGCCGAGACTGCCGTGGCATGGCAATATTTTTATACAGAAAAGGGCTATGTGTAAAACATAACCCTTTCTTTATTATTAGCCACTAGATTGCAGAATATGGTATTATCTTACAAATCCTGCTTTTTATTATTTGTAGATAGCAAATTCTTCAATCGGATTTCTTACTTTCTTCATTGGTGCTAACCAATCTTTTTCAGCATCACGGTAGCCCACGTACATTAATGATACGCTTTTTAAACCTAAACTTGCTAAGTCAAGTACTTCATCTACAATCTGATTGTTAAAGCCTTCAGCAGGAGTAGTGTCAACACGCAATTCCGCTGCCTGTGCCAATGCCAGCCCTAAACCAATATAAGATTGTTTTGCGGTATGTACAAAATGCTGTTCTTCAGTCTGAGAAGCGTATAGCTTTTTGATCATATCTGTATAACTATTGAATCGTCCTTCAGGCAATTCACGCTCTTCTGTTGTACGGTTGTAGATGGTATCGATGCGTTCTTCGGTATACTTGTCCCATGCAGCAAATACCAATAAATGAGAACAGTCGCGCATACACTCAGGATTTAAAGCTCCAGCAACTAATCTTTCGCGTACTTCTTGACTTTCGACAACGATGATTCTAAAAGGTTGCAATCCTGAAGAAGTGGGCGCTAAACGTGCCGCTTCTACAATTTTTTCGATGTCTTCTTTACTTACTTTTTTTGTGGGATCGTATGCTTTTGTAGCATGGCGCCACTGTAAATCTTCAATTAATGCCATTGTTTTAATTTTAATGATATGTTGATAACGGAGCGTGCAATTTTGATATTAAAAGATTTGTTCTTTTCAATTGTCAGATACTCCTGATATTAAGGTTATACTTCTGTTACTATTTTACTTTTTAATATTTTATTGGCAATGTTGCGCATACTTTCAATCTCTTCAGCACTGATCTCCAGTTCTTCTATTAATTTCTGCGGTATGCACTTGGCCTCTTTTTTCAGGTCTTTTCCAGCTGTTGTCAGGAAGATTTCGACAACCCGCTCATCAATCGTACTCCGTTGTCGCACGAGCAGATGTTTTTGTTCGAGACGCTTCAGTAACGGTGTCAGTGTACCGCTATCTAAAAACAGTTTATGACCAATCTGATTGACGGTCTGTTGGTCTTTTTCCCAAAGAACCATCAATACCAGGTACTGTGGATAGGTCAGTCCGATCTCATCGAGATGAGGGCGGTAGCGCTGAATGATTTCCCGGCTCAGTGCATAGAGGGGAAAACAGAGCTGATTGTCCAACTTTAAAAGATCTTTCATGTCAATTTTGTTTGCGGTACAAATATAAATATTATTTGCAATTAAGTTGTGCGCAATTTAAAAATAGGACTTTTTAATGTGTTTGTTGACAATGATATGGCATAGATCGGGAGAGCAATATTCTTTAAAAAGTTGTCTTGCTATCCTTTTTTAATAATTTTCCTGCTAGACTTGTGTCTTAAGAAAATATATAAAATACAGTGTGATTGAATTAGGTTAGAATTAACTGAAATATGATCTAAATAAATTGTATTTATGATTGCTGTTGGTAATTAATTGTTTTTAAGTGTGTTGTGGTTTATTTGAAAATTTGCAAAACATTTTAACGAAGGCATTGGTTTAACTGAGAGTAAAGGGTACTGATTACTTACTGTTGGCTTAGATTAGAGTCTTTATGAATAGACCAATTACTACTAAATACCGATTAGCAATATTAATGTCTTGTTGTTTACTGTTTGTGCAACCCCTTTGTGCGCAACTCATACGTTATGAGACAAAGGATTCGCTGAATGGGAAACCTAAAATGACTTCTTTCTTAATCGGCCGTTTGAAATTAAACGGAATCTACGATATCAAGGGTAACCTGCATGGCAACAGTTCTTTTTTAATCCACGAAAATGATGTTTATGGCCGTGATAGACCGGCATTCTGGGTTGATATGCGTCAGAGTCAAATACGTTTTGCCTCCACAACGCAGCTGAAGAATGGCAAGGAGATCAGTGCGATGTTGGAAGGTGATTTCGAGGGTGGACCTAACCGGACTTCACTGTTCAGACTGCGCCATGCCTGGATTAAGTATGATCACTTTACTTTGGGACAGAATTGGTCCACCTTTGGAGATCCGGATCTGTGGCCGGCAAGTTTGCTGGACTGGGATGGGCCGACCGGGATGGTTCTGAGTCGCCGCATCCAATTGAATTATAAAAACAAATTTACGGAAAAGGGCGGTGCTGGTTATGAACTTGCGATAGAGCAAATGGAACCCCGTAGATTGTATGATTATACCATCAATATAGATCGTGGGGTAGATTATGCACCCCGACGTATTCCTGACGTCATCGGTGCACTGCGCTATGATTACGATGGAGGAAGCTTCTTGAAGGTAGCAGGGGTTTACCGCAATATTGCTTACGATTCGAAAGAAGTATTGACTGGGGATACGGACTACAGGTACAGGACAGCCAATGGCTGGGGGCTGACAGGGATGGCCAGTATTTTTTTTAATAAAAAATCAGGATTGGTCAACAACCTGCAGGCACAATGGAATATGGGGCGGGGTATCGCTGATTATTTTTTGGCTATCGGAGGTTCGGGACTGGATGGCTTCGCTCATGAAGAACAGCCCGGGGTGCTCAATTTATTGGATGTAACTGCGGGATTTATATCGTATCAGCGCTTTTGGACACCTAAATTCCATACGATGCTTATGACTTCCTATAATCATTTTTCGGGCGGAGAAAATACGCTAAGTCCTTGGAATAAAATGAATAATTATCAGTTTACCTTAAATCTTTCATACAATGTTCTAGAAAATCTGATGCTGGGATTAGAACCACAGTTCGGTTATAAACAGCTAGAATTTGATGAGGGGCTTACAAAAGGGAAAAATGCAATGCGGATGAATTTTGGAATGCTATTTAATTTTTAACCAATCAAATTATAATACAATGAAAAGACTACTGATATCTCTAACCCTGCTGCTGTTTCTGCAGTTGGCCTATGGACAAAAGCCTAAGATCATCATATTGGCCACGGGTGGAACCATAGCTGGACAGGGGGCTTCAGCAAATCGTGCAGGGTATACTGCAGGAAAGATTCCGGTATCTGAATTGATCGGGAGTATTCCATCGATCAACGAAATCGCGGAGGTGAGCGGTGAACAGATTTCTTCTGTTGGTAGCCAGGATATGAGTTTGGATATCTGGAAAAAGTTAGCGGTTCGCATTAATGAGATTTTCAGTAAAAAGGAAGCTGACGGAATTGTGATTACACACGGTACCGATACGCAGGAGGAAACGGCTTATTTTCTGGATCTGGTGGTGGCTTACGATAGTCCTGTTGTCTTGACCGGCGCCATGCGTGCCTCTACCGCTATCAGTGCTGATGGCCCTAAGAATTTATTTGATGCCATAACCTTGGCGGCTGATGTGAAAAGCAAGGGCAGAGGTGTGCTGGTGTCTTTTAATGAATCCATTTTTAATTCAAGGGATGTGACCAAATTGAGTACAACGAAAGTCAATGCATTTGGTTCACCTAATAGTGGTGCAATCGGTCAGGTTTTTGACGGAAAAGTGGAATTCTACAAATCTTCAGACCGTCAGGTGAAACCTTTGGCTCCTTTTAAAATAGATGCTAATACGGTCTTCCCAAAGGTTGAAATTGCATATATGTATGCCGATGCTTCACCAGCTTACCTCAACCTGCTGGTAAAAGAAAAGGCCGCGGGTATTGTAATCGCGGGGGTAGGGAATGGAAATTTTTCGAAAGCTTTTACTGAACAGGTAAAACAGGCTGTAAAAACAGGCATCATGGTGTGTCGTGGAAGCAGATGTGTATCGGGTCGGGTCGTCGAAGATGGAGAAGTGAATGATGATGAATTAGGAACGTTGGTATCCGATGATCTAAATCCACAGAAAGCCCGGATACTGCTGATGCTGGGCTTGTTAAATACACATGATAAAGAAACATTGCAAGGTTATTTCTTGCGTTATTAATAGCATTATAAACGATTATCATTTTAAATAATAAAGATTATGACATCTTCTCGAATTGAACACGATTTTTTAGGTGAAAAAGAAATTAGCAACGACTGCTATTACGGTGTACAGACGTTACGCGCGAAGGAAAATTTTGATATTACTGGAATTCCGATCGGTAGTGAGCCTCTTTTTATAAAGGCATTTGGTTTTGTGAAAAAAGCGGCAGCATTGGCGAATAGAGATCTGGGTATTCTGGATGCAAAGAAAGCCGAAGCGATCGCGTATGCCTGTGACCGTTTGATTGCAGGTGAGTTTACGGATCAATTTATCAGCGATCTGATTCAGGGCGGTGCTGGTACTTCTTGTAACATGAATGCCAATGAAGTGATTGCCAACCTGGGACTTGAATATCTGGGGCACCAAAAAGGAGAATATAAATATTTGCACCCGAATAACGATGTTAACTTGTCGCAGAGTACAAACGATGCTTATCCTTCTGCTTTTCGAATTGCAGTTTATCTTAAAATTGGGGCTTTCTCCCACGCTTTGGAGGATCTGCAAGGCGCATTTTTTAATAAAGGGAAGGAATTTGACGGCATTTTAAAAATGGGGCGTACGCAGTTGCAGGACGCTGTGCCGATGACTTTGGGACAGGAGTTTAATGCTTTTGCAACCACGCTTGGTGAAGATGTGCTACGCATTCGGGAGGCTTCACAGTTAATTACAGAGGTGAACATGGGAGCTACAGCAATTGGTACCGGCGTGAATGCGCCTGAGGGATATGCACAGTTATGTGTTCAATATCTAGCTGAGATAAGTCAGGTGCCCGTTACGCTTGCTGCGGATCTGATCGAAGCAACATATGATACTGGCGCTTTGGTTCAGTTGAGCGGAACGTTGAAACGTAATGCGATAAAATTGAGTAAGATCTGTAATGATCTTCGTCTGTTGAGCAGTGGTCCTCGTTGCGGTCTTAATGAAATCAATCTGCCGGCAATGCAACCGGGTTCTTCGATCATGCCTGGAAAGGTCAATCCGGTTATTCCAGAAGTGGTCAACCAAACTTGTTTTTATGTTATCGGGGCCGATCTTACGATTACGATGGCGGCAGAAGCTGGTCAGTTGCAGTTAAATGTGATGGA
This region includes:
- a CDS encoding response regulator, producing MFKKVLIAEDHEIANISVQKTLQELGIQTAKYVYYCDDAFTWVKNAQRDGEPYDLLITDLTFEEDHNPQRLSGGLALIQAVKEIQSQLKIIVLSAESRTAVIDELFKSRAIDGYVRKARRDAQYLKEALQAAHQDKLYQSPEIKQSIREKNSHEFTTLDIHIIALLAKGILQKDIPQHLQQQQIKPSGLSSVEKRLNLMKEVLEFSKNEQLIAYSKDIGLI
- a CDS encoding outer membrane beta-barrel protein, which translates into the protein MLKKIILASLFTCSIPILAFSQSHELRVGITSGSSNFTGPGSDSRSNLNGSSPQDYYTNNPFGVKYGINLGGAINYRYVFGNNFLLGVEGAFERLQTKIYLQSSENTNNTIGMTKLNQQFLNFNPFIGYRFSFEPITLDMQLGVDIANTLQIKEKGSIEDNKGNETEFENDRGKDIMKMDLRPRLQFNVNYDRYTVFAGYSWGTKNYKGERDGASSSDATRLNVFRLGLQFQLLRPSSLQ
- a CDS encoding acyl-CoA dehydrogenase family protein, yielding MTQDFDIYISSFKERLSSLFNQEYDYNNLSLSRDLPPDFLSKIMDMTPLAVAIPESHGGRGVHVKECLGVLAAASYESLSLSLIFGINIALFLEPLAKYGNITVQEKVFKKFLENQAMGGLMITEPDFGSDALNMRTSYEQVGDHYSIQGQKHWQGLTGAADYWLVTARKRNENGDLTRDIDFFLTEDAATEQKIEVERRYNSLGLYAIPYGINNIDIKVPAAQRLVPESTGIKLMLDTLHRSRLQFPGMGMGFIKRMLDEAMQHCHERRVTGIRLNEMDSVKFQLSRLQAAFTLCSAMCAYSTTVSSISNDLSSHGVDANSVKAFVTDLMQEASQICLQLSGANGYRLDHIAGRGVVDSRPFQIFEGSNEMLYTQIAEAIAKLMRKSKENNLLAFLKQYKGTELAAPFFSEILNFNLPDQPKQREMMTLGRMIARVVCYQYVLLINNAGFNDKMTEITRQHIKMDLAMFAGQLHSNNTADPLMDYEENADWMKFASL
- a CDS encoding helix-turn-helix domain-containing protein, which translates into the protein MRNFATEKKHLLALAVSTRNIILGSRMEKQVNANEFVERFMSGSLEHLKYMQSSVKIFRLSEIAPYIKFPTPPIFLGYNLLVHITEGYFKHQIGPKEYVVQAPAILMSNYGNISVIRSVDKSAKGHCILVNDAAMTSIFREQEILNIFTISPLHNLSAADDHDLHQLFRLLYKELHTASPYKELFESLLKSALLKIIKLSNTNNMLNRSQEIAMMFKQLVHKNYLKQKEIGFYADKLAVSPNYLNRCVSAVFKKSSKELILEVLVMHSQLLLFESNKSIADICYELDFSDPSYFSRIFKKIVGMSPTSYRNKAR
- a CDS encoding NAD(P)H-dependent oxidoreductase — its product is MALIEDLQWRHATKAYDPTKKVSKEDIEKIVEAARLAPTSSGLQPFRIIVVESQEVRERLVAGALNPECMRDCSHLLVFAAWDKYTEERIDTIYNRTTEERELPEGRFNSYTDMIKKLYASQTEEQHFVHTAKQSYIGLGLALAQAAELRVDTTPAEGFNNQIVDEVLDLASLGLKSVSLMYVGYRDAEKDWLAPMKKVRNPIEEFAIYK
- a CDS encoding MarR family winged helix-turn-helix transcriptional regulator codes for the protein MKDLLKLDNQLCFPLYALSREIIQRYRPHLDEIGLTYPQYLVLMVLWEKDQQTVNQIGHKLFLDSGTLTPLLKRLEQKHLLVRQRSTIDERVVEIFLTTAGKDLKKEAKCIPQKLIEELEISAEEIESMRNIANKILKSKIVTEV
- a CDS encoding type II asparaginase, with product MKRLLISLTLLLFLQLAYGQKPKIIILATGGTIAGQGASANRAGYTAGKIPVSELIGSIPSINEIAEVSGEQISSVGSQDMSLDIWKKLAVRINEIFSKKEADGIVITHGTDTQEETAYFLDLVVAYDSPVVLTGAMRASTAISADGPKNLFDAITLAADVKSKGRGVLVSFNESIFNSRDVTKLSTTKVNAFGSPNSGAIGQVFDGKVEFYKSSDRQVKPLAPFKIDANTVFPKVEIAYMYADASPAYLNLLVKEKAAGIVIAGVGNGNFSKAFTEQVKQAVKTGIMVCRGSRCVSGRVVEDGEVNDDELGTLVSDDLNPQKARILLMLGLLNTHDKETLQGYFLRY
- the aspA gene encoding aspartate ammonia-lyase, producing the protein MMTSSRIEHDFLGEKEISNDCYYGVQTLRAKENFDITGIPIGSEPLFIKAFGFVKKAAALANRDLGILDAKKAEAIAYACDRLIAGEFTDQFISDLIQGGAGTSCNMNANEVIANLGLEYLGHQKGEYKYLHPNNDVNLSQSTNDAYPSAFRIAVYLKIGAFSHALEDLQGAFFNKGKEFDGILKMGRTQLQDAVPMTLGQEFNAFATTLGEDVLRIREASQLITEVNMGATAIGTGVNAPEGYAQLCVQYLAEISQVPVTLAADLIEATYDTGALVQLSGTLKRNAIKLSKICNDLRLLSSGPRCGLNEINLPAMQPGSSIMPGKVNPVIPEVVNQTCFYVIGADLTITMAAEAGQLQLNVMEPVIGMALFTSLQYLTKACGTLKDKCIVGITANVEHSKNLVMQSIGIVTQLNPILGYEESASIAKEALKTGKSIHEIVVTERKLITQAKWDEIYSIENLIHPKFISQ